The following coding sequences lie in one Fundulus heteroclitus isolate FHET01 chromosome 20, MU-UCD_Fhet_4.1, whole genome shotgun sequence genomic window:
- the cfap57 gene encoding cilia- and flagella-associated protein 57, whose product MTTVLSQSHFIFGLREGVANNLCFVDEQTVVFPSGNSCVLHNTVQRWQRFIPGSEKSLGQRALALSPNRRYLAVSEKAEKASITVFDLHHEQGRKRKVLTAGDLLVQEFLCMAFSPDSKYLIGQTGAPEWMLIFWFWEKNKVLAMLKTTTSNNPITQISFSPHNNMQVCVSGNGVFKMFRCSEGVLKQSSIAKAESFNFLCHTWMSEDRVVAGTDTGRLLVSESGDLRKELKMSSKPVQGQNDRHLEVRRIKEGDVNEGVTLFRITAILSYSKGFVCSTGPGTVCLFERLEEDVYRKSREIQILSDPGSSDLTPAQGHEIDTMCISPAEETLAISTTQRQLYSINLSSADTKREGKLHFEFLTQPFHSNSITGLSICIRKPFMATSSLDHSVRIWNYETRELELYKEFQEEAFSVALHPTGLFILVGFSDKLRLMNLFIDDIRTFKEFTLRGCRECAFSHGGHMFAAVNGNVIHIYSFTSFENILNLKGHNGKVRAIAWSLDDSQLVSSGTDGAVYEWSTQTGKRESESVLKSCSYTGVAFSSDYKSILAVGSDLTVREIQDCQVLREVPADEIAHTALAVSHSGRVVFTGTSTGTIRAIKYPLPIQKEWITQHAHCGLVTRMVITYDDQFLLTVSEDGCLLISKIIDKEGRGLKSNRQIVHTEEILVTKADLEEKAHKMLELKMHLEELHMENEYQLRLKEMNYNEKLKDLSDKFIQEIKSLKTTQEMLKTEMERREHETQHNSTESAVKHSKDLKDLEQSYTSKLIVEHNKYEDLLQRHEQMQEDYQRQLKCAEDSRRQALVELTQTYEAKLQDKTQRLAQCQEEAEHKLREFEEIRRLAEEEEGKKMDAIQSKYEKLLLSEREEQTKLRGSSGVMTQQLYSLQRQIDDRMEDINKMKKERQGLTGFIRSLESDIVVLRRQISEHEKTSQDKDRTTSDLKIMNQDLEKLKFMLECQLSDLKKQIEPQQDELTEKAHRILKLEEQLEEITKSNSKLKLSMSDLRLKLRSKDKEVQRETQKVKDLETLLERLRCDLHGCVGLIQEPRKLKDRILMIYGRYGPHTDAGERSSSDDHVVKTVCYQRDHLEKTVNSLQMKLLQSAKEHDKVYLKLMKENVTLIAEINELRKELHCVRTKAKEDRVQLGLLKKSRSCPSSKEGPKEEPPHQDIS is encoded by the exons ATGACCACCGTTTTATCTCAGTCCCATTTTATCTTCGGCCTCCGGGAAGGAGTGGCGAacaatttgtgttttgttgACGAGCAAACGGTGGTGTTCCCCagcggaaacagctgtgtgctCCATAACACCGTCCAAAGATGGCAGCGCTTCATCCCAG GTTCAGAGAAAAGTCTGGGCCAGCGTGCTTTGGCCCTGAGTCCAAACCGCCGTTACCTAGCAGTGTCAGAGAAGGCTGAGAAGGCCTCCATCACGGTGTTTGACCTGCACCATGAGCAGGGCAGGAAGAGAAAGGTTCTCACTGCCGGGGATTTGCTGGTTCAAGAGTTTCTATGCATGGCTTTCTCGCCTGATTCCAAGTACCTCATTGGTCAAACTGGAGCTCCAGAATGGATGCTCATCTTCTGgttttgggaaaaaaacaaagtcctGGCAATGTTGAAGACAACCACGTCTAATAACCCCATTACACAG ATCAGCTTCAGCCCTCACAACAACATGCAGGTCTGTGTGAGTGGGAATGGTGTGTTCAAGATGTTTCGCTGCTCAGAAGGGGtcctaaaacagagcagcaTTGCCAAGGCGGAGTCGTTCAACTTCCTGTGTCACACCTGGATGTCAGAAGACAGGGTTGTTGCAGGAACGGACACAGGCAGGCTGCTGGTGTCTGAATCTGGAGACCTGAGGAAAGAGCTCAAGATGTCCTCTAAGCCTGTGCAGGGCCAGAATGACAG GCACCTGGAAGTGAGGCGAATCAAAGAAGGTGATGTGAATGAAGGTGTGACCCTCTTTCGCATCACCGCCATCCTGTCCTACTCCAAGGGCTTTGTGTGCTCCACAGGTCCCGGCACTGTCTGTCTGTTTGAGAGGCTGGAGGAGGACGTCTATAGGAAAAGCAGAGAGATACAG ATCCTCTCAGATCCaggcagcagtgatttaactcCAGCCCAGGGTCACGAGATAGACACCATGTGCATCAGTCCTGCAGAGGAGACTCTGGCTATCAGCACAACCCAGCGGCAGCTCTACAGCATTAATCTTTCATCTGCAGACACGAAGAGG GAGGGAAAGCTACATTTTGAGTTTTTGACCCAGCCATTCCACTCCAACTCTATCACTGGTTTGTCCATCTGCATCCGTAAGCCCTTCATGGCCACCAGCTCCTTAGACCACTCTGTACGGATCTGGAATTATGAGACAAG AGAGTTGGAGCTGTACAAAGAGTTCCAGGAGGAGGCGTTCAGCGTAGCTCTGCACCCCACGGGTCTCTTCATCCTGGTGGGCTTTTCAGACAAACTCAGGCTGATGAACCTGTTCATTGATGACATCCGCACCTTTAAAGAGTTCACACTGCGTGGCTGCAGAGAG TGTGCTTTTAGCCATGGTGgccacatgtttgctgctgtGAATGGAAACGTCATTCACATCTACTCTTTCACCTCTTTTGAGAATATTCTCAATCTGAAGGGCCACAATGGAAAG GTGCGGGCCATTGCATGGAGCCTTGATGACAGCCAGTTGGTGTCTAGTGGGACAGATGGCGCTGTGTATGAGTGGAGCACACAGACTGGGAAGCGGGAGTCTGAGAGCGTCCTCAAGTCCTGCAGCTACACAGGCGTGGCTTTCTCCTCAGACTACAAGAGCATCCTAGCTGTAGGATCAGACCTCACTGTCAGGGAGATACAGGACTGTCAG GTACTGAGGGAGGTCCCTGCTGATGAGATAGCTCACACCGCACTTGCAGTGTCTCACTCTGGGAGGGTTGTGTTCACTGGTACCTCCACTGGAACCATTAGAGCCATTAAATACCCCTTACCCATTCAGAAGGAGTGGATCACTCAGCACGCTCACTGTGGCCTTGTCACCAGG ATGGTGATAACGTACGACGATCAGTTCCTGCTGACGGTGTCTGAAGACGGCTGTCTGTTGATTTCAAAGATCATCGACAAAGAGGGTCGAGGACTGAAGAGTAACAGGCAGATTGTCCACACCGAGGAGATTCTTGTTACAAAGGCCGATCTGGAAGAGAAG gCTCACAAAATGTTAGAGCTGAAGATGCATCTGGAGGAGTTGCACATGGAGAACGAGTACCAGCTCCGCCTGAAAGAGATGAACTACAACGAGAAGCTCAAAGACCTGTCAGACAAGTTCATCCAGGAAATTAAGTCTCTGAAAACAACACAGGAG atgctgaaaacagaaatggaGAGGCGGGAACACGAGACTCAGCATAATTCTACAGAGTCTGCAGTGAAACACTCCAAAGACCTGAAGGACTTGG AGCAGTCCTATACCTCCAAGCTGATCGTGGAGCATAACAAGTATGAAGATCTTCTGCAGCGGCATGAACAGATGCAGGAGGACTACCAAAGGCAGCTGAAGTGTGCCGAGGACAGCAGACGGCAGGCTCTGGTGGAGCTCACACAGACCTATGAGGCCAAGCTGCAGGACAAGACTCAACGCCTGGCTCAG TGTCAGGAGGAGGCTGAGCACAAGTTACGTGAGTTTGAAGAAATCAGAAGgctggcagaggaggaggaggggaagaagatggatgccATCCAAAGCAAGTATGAGAAGCTACTCCTCTCAGAGAGAGAGGAACAGACCAAGCTGAGGGGAAGCAGTGGTGTTATGACCCAGCAG CTCTACAGTCTGCAGAGGCAGATTGATGACCGCATGGAAGACATAAACAAGATGAAGAAGGAACGGCAGGGTCTGACGGGCTTTATCCGCTCCCTGGAGAGCGACATTGTTGTCCTGAGGAGACAGATCTCTGAACATGAGAAGACCAGCCAGGACAAG GACAGGACCACATCTGACCTGAAGATCATGAACCAGGACCTGGAGAAGCTGAAGTTCATGCTGGAATGCCAGTTAAGCGATCTGAAGAAGCAGATCGAGCCCCAGCAGGATGAGCTAACTGAGAAAGCACACAGGATCCTGAAG CTGGAGGAACAGCTGGAGGAGATTACCAAGAGCAACTCTAAGCTGAAGTTAAGCATGTCTGACCTGAGGCTCAAACTGAGGAGCAAAGACAAAGAAGTGCAGAGGGAGACGCAGAAG GTGAAGGATTTGGAGACGCTTCTTGAGCGCCTCAGGTGTGACCTTCACGGTTGTGTCGGCCTCATCCAGGAGCCCAGGAAGCTGAAAGACCGCATCCTGATGATTTACGGCCGATACGGCCCCCACACCGACGCT GGTGAGAGGAGCAGTTCAGACGACCATGTTGTGAAGACGGTGTGCTACCAACGGGATCACCTGGAGAAGACCGTCAACAGCCTTCAGATGAAGCTGCTCCAGTCTGCCAAGGAGCACGACAAAGTCTACCTGAAGCTCATGAAG